A region of Oncorhynchus masou masou isolate Uvic2021 chromosome 29, UVic_Omas_1.1, whole genome shotgun sequence DNA encodes the following proteins:
- the LOC135520811 gene encoding complement C1q-like protein 4, with protein sequence MAPCSLPLLALACLSLLVTAQPTWGDQDIPSMFRQIMDTVAELKAKSDLTASVLAMKERLESMEKELQALKDIPKVAFAASLGGNGLQKAGDFNKKLVYREVLTNVGGAYNVETGEFTAPVRGVYYIRFTANAPTDVTLSSMLYKNGGKVILAAHESPSGEGSDTASNGATLLLEEGDRLQMMLWANTQVWDNANHHSTFSGFLLFPMSQQLKQ encoded by the exons ATGGCACCCTGCAGCCTTCCACTGCTGGCCCTGGCCTGCCTGTCTCTGTTGGTCACAGCTCAGCCCACCTGGGGGGACCAGGACATCCCCTCCATGTTCAGACAGATCATGGACACTGTGGCGGAGCTGAAGGCCAAGTCTGACCTAACAGCCAGCGTGCTCG CTATGAAAGAGAGATTGGAATCCATGGAGAAAGAACTGCAGGCACTGAAAG ACATTCCTAAGGTGGCGTTCGCAGCATCACTGGGAGGCAATGGACTCCAAAAGGCAGGAGACTTTAACAAAAAGCTGGTCTACAGAGAGGTCTTGACAAATGTTGGTGGTGCATACAACGtagagacag GTGAATTCACGGCTCCGGTTCGTGGAGTCTACTACATCCGGTTCACGGCCAACGCTCCTACAGACGTCACCTTGAGCTCCATGCTGTATAAGAACGGCGGCAAAGTCATTCTGGCCGCTCACGAGAGTCCGTCCGGCGAGGGCAGCGACACAGCGTCTAACGGAGCCACTCTGCTGCTGGAGGAGGGAGACCGTCTGCAAATGATGCTGTGGGCCAACACCCAGGTCTGGGACAACGCCAACCACCACAGCACCTTCAGCGGCTTTCTCCTCTTCCCCATGTCACAGCAGCTGAAGCAATAG